A stretch of DNA from Rhodococcus sp. NBC_00297:
CCCGTTCGACCACACCGACCCCCGGAGAGCCGGATGGACGGTCGCCGCCAACCTTCAACCCCTGTGCCGCCGGCATCACGGGTTGAAGACACGGGGGCAGTGGCATTACCGGAAGCTTCGCAACGGCATCGTTCACATCCGCGACTCGCAGGGGAACGACTACCTCACCGCGCCCGGCGAATGATCACCAGGCGCTGGTGCGCATCACGATCTCGGTGGCCAGTGCTGCGGCCGCGGCGTCCGGGGTCGACGAGTCGAGCGTGACGACGCGGTAGTCGCCGTAGACGTAGCGGCTCGTTGCGGACGCCTCCTCCGCGAAGGTGGGGTCCACGACCACCATCGTCGTACGCAATTCGACTGCTGGGCAAGCGGAGTCGTCACGAACAGCCGGGTGCCCCCGGTCGATGACGACCAGGCTCGACACCCGCCCGAACGTGCGGGCGGCGAGCGACCAGGCGCGGTCGGCGCCCTCTCCCCTGCCGACCAGATTGACCCACGGCAGGCCGAGAGCATCGAGCAGCGCGACGAGATCGGTGTCGTTCGGACTCACACCGGGCTC
This window harbors:
- a CDS encoding alpha/beta fold hydrolase, with the translated sequence MQQQTVSLPSGDLTVRIDGPDSGHAVLLLPADGDGADVFDDTAARLTTSDLRTVTLEPGVSPNDTDLVALLDALGLPWVNLVGRGEGADRAWSLAARTFGRVSSLVVIDRGHPAVRDDSACPAVELRTTMVVVDPTFAEEASATSRYVYGDYRVVTLDSSTPDAAAAALATEIVMRTSAW